TTTCCGCGGCGACCGCGGGATCAAGAGGTGCGTTCATATGGGTTGCCGTCCCTTCACTTGATTTCGTCAGGGAAATACTTGATCACGCAGCGCACCGGGTTCGGTGCCGCCTGCCCGAGACCGCAGATCGACGCATCGACCATGGTCTGCGACAGTTCCTCGACCAGCGCGGTGTCCCACACCGGCTTGTCGATCAGCGTGTTCATCTTCGAGGTACCGACGCGGCAGGGCGTGCACTGGCCGCAGGACTCGTGCTCGAAGAAGTGCATCATGCTGCGCGCGGCGTCGGTCGCCGTGTCCTTGTCGGACAGGATGATGACCGCGGCCGAACCGATGAAGCAGCCGTGCGGCTGCAGCGTGTCGAAGTCGAGCGGAATGTCGCCCATCGATGCCGGCAGGATGCCGCCCGAGGCGCCACCCGGCAGATAGCCGTAGAAGGTGTGGCCGTCGAGCATGCCGCCGCAGTATTCGGCGATCAGCTCCTTGACCGAAATGCCGGCCGGCGCCAGATGCACGCCCGGCTTCTTCACCCGGCCGGACACCGAGAACGAGCGCAGGCCCTTGCGGCCGTTACGACCCTGGCTGGAGAACCATTCCGGGCCCTTCTCGACGATGTCGCGCACCCAGAACACGGTTTCCATGTTGTGTTCCAGCGTCGGGTAGTTGAACAGGCCGACCTGGGCGACGTAGGGCGGACGCAGGCGCGGCATGCCGCGCTTGCCTTCGATCGATTCGATCATCGCCGACTCTTCGCCGCAGATGTAGGCGCCCGCGCCACGGCGCAGGTGGATGGGCGGCAGCGCACAGGGCGGATCCGCCAGCAGCTTCTTCAGTTCCTTCTGCAGCAGTTCGCGCACATGGGCGTACTCGTCGCGCAGATAGATGTAGACCTCGCCGATGCCGACGCAGTAGGCGGCGATCAGCATGCCCTCGAGGAAGCGGTGCGGGTCGCGCTCGAGGTACCAGCGGTCCTTGAAGGTGCCGGGTTCGCCTTCGTCGATGTTCACCGCCATCAGGCGCGGGGCCGGCTCGCTGCGCACGATGCGCCACTTGCGGCCGGCCGGGAAGCCGGCGCCGCCGAGACCGCGCAGGCCGGAGTGTTCCATCGCGGTGATCACGGTTTCCGGGTCGCGACGACCTTCGACCAGGTCGCGGAACAGCTGGTAGCCACCGGCCTTCAGGTAGGCCTTGTAGCCGATGTACTTCGGCGCCGGCGCGGTCGTTTCCTTCGCCTTTACCGCGGCCTTGACCGCCGCTTCGGTGGCGCCACCGAGCGCGTTCTGGCCGACCACGACCACCGGTGCCTGTTCGCAGCGGCCGACACAGGGCGCCGGAATGACGCGCACCTTGGTGCCGAGGATGCCCGGCAGCTTGTGCAGCAGTTCGTCGGCACCGGCCATCGCGCAGGACAGCGTTTCGCAGACGCGCACCGTCAGTTCCGGCGGCGCGGCCTCGCCCTCACGGACCACGTCGAAGTGGTGATAGAAGGTCGCGACCTCGTACACCTCGGCCTGCGACATCTTCAGCTCCGCCGCCAGGGCAGCCAGATGGCGGGCGTGGACGGCACCGATATTGTCCTGCAGCAGGTGCAGGCACTCGATCAGCAGGTCGCGGCGGCGCGGCATCTTGCCGAGCAGCGCGCGAACCTCGTCCACCGCCTTCTGGTCAAGCGCGCGCCCCTTGGGCGTCGGCTTGACCATGCGGCGCATCTGTTCCAGCGGGATGGAAAACGGTTCCGACATTTACGGTGATCCTCTTCAGTCAGTTCGTTGTGCGTGACTTCTTCGCTTTTGTCCGCGATGTATTTTTCGGGGCGCCTGTACCGACACCCTCGCATTGTTCAGTGCTGTCCTTCTTCCGGTCCTGCGCCCTTGTCCGTCAATGCGCCGAACTCGCCCTGCTCCCGGTGCAGATAGGCGAAATGCACGTTCCGCCGGTGCCACACCGAGTATCCATACCAGTCATTGAAGCCGACGGCCTCGACCTTCTCCAGCGATTCGAGCAGCGACACACCCTGCTCGAACAGCGCATCGACCTGCGCGATCAGCGTGTCGAGGTAGCGGCGCGGCGCATCCAGCACCTCGCGGCCACCCGGTGCGCCGTGCGCCGGCACCACCTGCTTCACGTCCATCCGGCCCAGCTGCGCCAGCGCGTCGCGCCAGCCGCGCTCCTGCGCGTTGTACAGATCGGGCAGATAGTGCGCGGCGCCCAGCTCGCCGGCAAAAAGTGTTCCCGTTGCCTCGTCGAGCAGCGCCGTCGCACCGGGCTGGAAAGTGTGGCCGAAATGAAGCAGCTTCAGCCTGCGCGAAACGCCGGGCAAGTGGCCCGTACCTTCGAACACCACCGTTGCCGGCGTCGGTTCGGTACTCGACATCATATTTTCGCCCAGTGCCGCGGTCAGGCGCTCGACACAGGTGTGGCAACTGGCCCGGATGAAGCGGTCTGTTTCAATCTGCGCCGCAACCGGCACACCCCGTGACACAAAAAAACCGTTGCCCAGCACGTGGTCGCCGCCGCCATACAGATTGACCGCGGCGATCACCGGCTTGCCGAAACGCGATTCGACGAAGCTTTTCAGGTGTTGTGCGAAACGGTGGCTGGTGCCGGTGCCGATCAGCACCAGACCGCGCGCGTCCTCGATCACGCCGATATTGGTGACGAAGCCGGCGTTATCGGCGGTCACGTCGAAGGCCGGTGCCGGCAGCACGTGCACGCCGTCGGCCAGCGTGCGCACGGTCAGCGCCGGCAAGGTCTGCGCCTGCAGCAGTGCTGCGGGCAGGAACCAGAAAATCGCGATGACCGCGCCGCGCAACAAGGAAAGAATCCCGCGAAACTTGGGCATACCGACGGTGGTCTTCAGCGCTGTGCTAGCCTTTTCTGCACCCGACGAGGCCGAGCCACCGAGGTTCGCAGATAACAAGTCCGTCGATAACAATTGAGGAGAACCGGTTTGAACTTCCATCGTTTCCAGATCACTGTCGCCACGCTCGCCACCCTGCTCGCGCCGGGGCTGGCTTCTGCAGCGAACGACTACCCGACCTCGTCGCGCGTCGAATTCGCGCTCGAATGTCTGCAGACCTATGGCAACAACCACGAGTACATCTACAAGTGTTCGTGCCTTATCGACGAGATCGCCGAAAAGCTGAACTACGACGAATACGTCGAACTGTCGAGCTTCAGCCGCTCGTCGTCCATGAGCGGTGAGCGCGGCGGCATGTTCCGCGGCACCGATCAGACCAAGGACGCGGTCAAGAAATACATGGGCATCGTGTCCGAATCGAAGAAGCGCTGCTTCATCAAGTAATGCCCGTTGCGGCCGGCATCGCCGGCCGCGCCCTGCCCGGCCGCGCCGCTCAGCTGCCGCCCTTCATACCCGGCCGGATGGCCACCGCGCTCTCGAACTTCAGGTCCTTCGAATCGACGATGACCGCCTTCAGTTCGCCCTCGCCCTTGGGCACGAACCAGAAGCGGAAGTTGGGGTTTTCGCTGATAGAGAAATCGACGTCGGCAGTCATCACCGGCTCGCCGGCGTAGCTCACCTCGACCCGGCGCACGAAATGCGGCGGCACGTAGAGGCGCGTCAGCTGGTCCATGGCGAGACCTGAACTGTTCGGGTGGCTGATCATCAGCTGCGCCGCGCTCGGCTGACCGGCGACGGCGTCGTCGTCGAGCTTCAGCTTCATCTTGCCCAGGCGCGCCATTGCCTCTTCCTGATCCTTGCCGGCCGGCGCCGAACAGCCGCCCGACGCCTTCACGTAGCGGCGCGCCATATAGACCTTGCCGTCGCTGGTTTCGGCCAGCGCGCGCACCCAGCTGTAGGCCTCGATGCGCACCCGCGTTTCGATGTCGGCGCGTCCGGCAATCGGCGAGAAGGTGAAGGTGCCGCCAATAGGCGACGGGTTCTCGTCGATCACGAGGTGTACCTTGCTGACGTGCACGCCGCCCGGCTGCTGCTTTGTGCGTACCGCCAGCGGCACCACCGCCGCATCCTCGGCGCGGACTGGTGCTTCCAGTTCGATCACGCTGCCTGCCGTGTCGTCGATCACCGGACGATCACCGACCAGCAGCGTCTTCACCTTGCCCCAGATCGCCGTGTCGGACCCGTCGTCGGCCGCCTGGGCACCGGCGACCCACAGAAAGCCGGCCAGCAAAAAGGCCAGCCTGCGCGAAATACTCATGTTCTTCTCCTCCAGATGGACTGCTCCGCGACGATCAGTCTGACGCCGATCGCTCGATTGTTCTGTAACCCAGGTCGCCAGGCAGCCGCGGTCGTGGGAGCGGCCTTGGCCGCGACAGGGCCCTCGCATCATCGCCGTCTTCCCGCCGCAGGCGCACCGCGCCCCGCCAACCTCAATCTTCCCACTCCAGCTCGGCATACGCCGCGGTGACGTTGCGCTTGTGAAACAGATCAGCGAGTTCCCAGTTGCCGACCTGATCGCGCGCCACCTCGTCGGCGGCCTGCGCCAGTTTGCGGCCGGCCTTGATCGCCGCTCTCGTTTGATCGGCGAGGGCCTGCAGGTAGTTCCCCTGTTTCGCAAACGCCTCCCGCCAGGCGGGCCCCGCGTCGCCGTGACCGGACACGACGCGCTTCACGTCGAGCGCAGCCAGTTGCGCGTTCACCTTGATCCAGCCCAGCAGCTTGCCGTCGACCACCGGCATGTGACCGACGAACAGCAGGTCGCCGGCGAACAGCGTGCCGCTCGTTTCGTCGAGCACGGTGAGGTCGTTGTCGGTGTGCGCGGTCGGCCAGGCGCGCAGGCGCACCACGCGTCCGCCGAGGTCCAGCGTGTCCTCGCCGCTGACGGTGCGCGTCGGCGCGACCAGTTCCACCCCGCGCCCGGCTTCGCCCATCAGGCGCTCGGCCGAAGCGATGTAGTTGCGACCGCGCGCCGCCAATGCCGCCGGCAGCTTGGCGTGGCCGACGAACTCGGGCTTGTCGGCGACGAAAGCCTGGTTGCCCAGCACGTGATCCGGGTGCACATGCGTGTTGATGACGTAGCACACCGGCAGCGCCGTCTTCTGTCGGACGGTCTCGCGCAGCGCGGCACCGACCGCCGGCGATCCGCCGGTGTCGATCACCGCGACGCAGCGACTTCCGACGATGAAACCGAGGTTCGAGATCGCACCCCGGTTGTGCGCGTCCTGCTCCGCGGTGACACCGTTGAACACGAACACGCCCGGCGCGAGCTCCTTCATCGGCAGCGTCTCCGCCGCCATCGAAGCGCTCACCGTCAGGGCGAACAGCCCACCCATCATCGACCGCCACAGGCGCCCGGCAACGGCGCTTGCGGATTTGCACTCAACTGTCAGCATCGTTAGCATTCGGCGTCCATACGCGGCCCAGAATAACAAATCAGGATGCAGCGCCTCACCTCACTTCTTCCACTGCTGCTGCCGCTTCTGGCCCTGTCCGGTTGTGCCATGCAGCACGTGGAGCCAGCGCCGCTGCAGCCCGAAGCGTCGCAGTCGGCGTTCCGCCAACGCCTGCTGACCGATGCGCAGACGCGCGACTTTCTGGCGCAGCGCAATATGGATGTCGCGCAATGGCCGCCGGCGAAATGGGCGCCTGAGCAACTGGTGCTGGCCGCCCTCGACCGTCACCCGGCCACCGCGCAGGCACGCGCCCGCGCCCAGCTTGCCCGCGCCGAGCTGCAGACCGCCGGCCTGAAGCCGCGCACAGTGCTGGCGCCGGAAGTCGAACGCACCAACGAGCGCGACCCCGGCCAGTCGGCGTGGAGTATCGGGCTGGCGCTGGACCTTGCGATCACCGGTCAGTCGGTACGCGAAGCGCGGATCGAACGCGCCCGCCTGCTGGCCGACAGCGCGCTGCTCGACGAGGCCGACGCTGCGTGGACGATACGCAGCAACGCGCGCCGCGCGCTGCTCGAACTATGGTCAGCCAGCGAAGAACTGAAACTGCTGGACCGCCTGGTCGTGAGCTGGCTGGACGCTCAGGCGGCGATGCAGAAGCGCTACGACCTCGGCGCCGCCGACGCGCTCGATCTGACGACGACGCGCACCGCGGCCGCACAGGCCGAATCGCGCTACGTGCTGACCGAGCAGCGGCAGATCCGCGCCCGCGGCGAACTGGCGCAGGCACTCGCGCTGCCGCTGTCGGCTGTCGATGCCTTGACGCTCGACTTCGATGAATTCGAACAGCCGCCTCCGCTGCCCGCCGACGACGCGCTGCGCAGCGCGGTGACGCTGGACCGAATCGATCTGCGCCGCGCGCTGGCCCGCCACGCCGCTGCCGAAGCCGGCCTGCAGGTCGAACTGCGCGCGCAATACCCGGAAATCCGCTTGCAGCCAGGCCTGCTGTGGGACCAGGGTGCGACCGTCTGGAAACTCGGCGCCTCGCTGCCGCTGTTCGCGGCGCAACGCCAGGCCGGTCCGATCGCCGAAGCCGTCGCGCGTCGCGAGATCGCGGCGCAGGACTTCCTGTTGCTGCAGTCGCAGGCACTCGCCGCACTCGACCTCGCGCGCGCCCGGGTCAAGGCCGCCACGCTGGATACCGACGGCGCCGAAGCGGAACACGACGAAGCGCGGCTGCAGCTGACCCGCACCGAACAGCGCTTCACCCGCGGCGACGCCGACCGGCTCGACCGCGTGCTCGCCCTCACCCGCCTGCTCGAAGCCGACATCCGGCTGCTGCAGGCGCGCACCCGCACGCTGGCTTCGCGCCTCGCGCTCGAAGACGCCATGCAGCGCCCGCTTGCCGCCGGCGCCGCCACGGAAGGACAGCCATGAAAGCACTGACACCACATCGCGCGATGTTCCTGATGGGCCTGCTCATCATCGCCCTGGTCTGGGCGCTCATCTATTACGCACGCGACGAATGGAAGCTCTACGAAGCGCCCGCCGACGACGACATTGCCGTGCCCTCGCTGGTCGAGCGCGACGAAAGCGGCATGAGCAGCGTCAAGCTGACGGCCGCAGCGCAGAAGGCAAGCGGCATCGAGGTCGGCCAGCCGCTGACCGTGCGCGCCGGCACCGAGCGCGAGGCGCAGGCAGCCGTACTCGACGTCGAGCCGCTGTTCGCACTGCGCGCGCAGCTGCAGGAAGCACGTGCCGACATCGCCCGGCTCGCTTCGCAACTGGCCCGCTCTGAAGCCGAGCGTGACCGCATCCAGGCGCTGTACAGCGACGACCGCAACGCGTCGGAGCGCGCATTGCAGACCGCACGCAGCCAGGCCGAACAGGACCGTGGCGCACTGGCCGCGGCGCGCGCCCGCGCTGACGGTCTGCATGCGCGACTGGTGCAGGGCTGGGGCGCGCTCGGCGGCACCGCATCCGGCGAGGCGCCGCCGGAACTGGACAAGCTCGCCGACCGCCGCGCCTCGCTGGTGGCGATCGCGCTGCGCGGCGCCGGCGACGCGCCGCCAACCATGCAGCTGCGTCTGCCCGACGGCGACGAATCGATCGAAGCGCGCCGCATCGGTCTCGCACCGCGCAGCCTGGCGCACGCGGCCGGCGAAACCTGGCTGTACAAGACCGAGCGCGTGCTGCCGACCGGCACCCGCCTTGCCGCCCGCGGCGTGACCGGCACCGCGGTGCTGCACCTGGTGCCGAACAGCGCGGTGGTCTGGTACGCCGGCCTGCCGTGGATCTATGTGCGCGACGACGACGAGCCGGAGGAATTCATCCGCCAGGCCCTGCCCGCCGAATCGCAGCGCCCGGACGGCTGGCTCGCGCCGGCACTTGAGGACGACGCCCGCGTCGTCACCCGTGGCGCACAGCTGCTGCTGTCGGAAGAGCTGAAGCACACGCTGGCGGACGAGAACGATGACTGAGCGCGGCAGCAAAGCACTGCACGCCCCCGCTCCGGCGCGATTCCCGCGGGAGCGGCCTTGGCCGCGACATGGCCGGGGCATGCCGCGGGCGTCGATTCGGGTCGCTGTCGGGGTCGGAAGACACCTCCTACAGGAGCAACAGCTCAGGCAAAGCACAACCGGCAGGGGCGCGCGATGATTGAAGCCATCGTCCGCTTCTCGGTCCGCCGGCCGGGCATCGTGCTGGCGCTTGCGCTGGTGCTGACGATCTACGCGGTCAGCCGCATGGTCGATGCGCGGCTGGATGTGTTCCCGGAGTTCGCGCCGGCGCAGGTGGTGATCCAGACCGAAGCGCCCGGACTGCCGGCCGATCTGGTCGAAACACGCGTCACCACACCAATCGAGGCAGCGGTGTCCGGCACCCGTGGACTGAAGGAACTGCGCTCGCAGTCCATCCCCGGCCTGTCGGTCGTGACCGTCATCTTCGACGAGAAGTCCGACCTGTTCCGCAACCGCCAGCTGGTCGCCGAACGCCTGGGTACGCTGGGCGCGCTGCTGCCGGCCGGCGTCACGCCGGTCATCACGCCGCTTACGTCATCGGCGTCGACGCTGCTCGGCGTTGGCCTCACGTCGGACAAGCGCAGCCTGATGGACATGCGCTATCTGGTCGATTCTGTCGTGCGCCCTCACCTGCTGGCGGTGCAGGGTGTTGCCGACGTGAATGTATTCGGTGGTGACGTGCGGCAATGGCAGATACAGCTCGACCCGGCCCGCCTGCGCGCGCTCGGCGTCACGCTGGCCGACGTCGAAACGGCGGCGCGCAGCGCCGCCACAGTCGCGGGCGCCGGCTTCGTCGAGAACGACAATCAGCGCCTGCTGATCGCCATCGACGCCACGCCCTCGACCGCGCGCAGCCTCGAGCAGCTGACCGTGACGCTGCCCGATGGCCGTTCGCTTGCGCTGGGCGACATCGGACGCGTGCGCGAGGCGCCTGGACCAGCCATCAGTGCGGCGCAGATCAATGGCACGCCGGGCGTCTTCATGATGGTGCAGGGTCAGCTCGGCGCCGACACGCTCGGTGTCACGCTGGAACTGGAAAAGGCGCTGGCCGATCTGGCGCCTCTGCTCGAACGCGAGCAGCTGGTGCTGCACCCGGCGCTGTTCCGGCCCGCCAACTTCATCCAGACCGCGCTCGGCAACGTGCGCGCCGACGTGATCATAGGCGCCTCGCTGGTCATCGTCGTGCTTTTCCTCTTTCTCTACAACCTGCGCACCGCCTTCATCTCGGCGGTCGCGATTCCGCTGTCGCTGCTGGCGGCCGTGCTGGTGATGCTGGAGACCGGTGCCAGCCTGAACATCATGGTGCTGGGCGGACTGGCGATCGCGCTCGGCGAAGTGGTGGACGACGCCATCATCGACTGCGAGAACATCTACCGCCGCCTGCGCGAGAACCGCCACAACGGTTCGCCGGTGCCAACCTGGAAGGTGGTGTTCGACGCGTCGATGGAGGTGCGCAGTTCGGTGGTCTACGCCACCTTCATCGTGGCGCTGGTGTTCGTGCCGCTGCTCACGCTGTCGGGCGTGGCGGGCAAGCTCTTTGCGCCGTTGGGCACCGCCTACATCCTGGCCATCCTCGCCTCGCTGGTGGTGGCGCTGACGGTCACGCCGGCGATGAGCTGGCTCATGCTCGGACGGCGCGAACTGCCGGACGACGACCCGCCGCTGATCCGCTGGCTGCGCCCGCGCTACGAGCGCACGCTGCGCGCCATCGAACGCCGCCCGCATGGCCTGATCGCCGGCGTCATGTTCATGCTGGCCGGTGGCATCGGCGTGCTGCCGCTGTTCGGCGGCGAATTCATACCGCCGCTGCGCGAAGGTCACTACATCGTGCACCTGTCCACGATCCCGGGCACCGCGCCGGGCGAGGTGTTGCGCGTGGGTCAGCGCGTGACCGAGAAGATTCTCGAGATCGAAGGCGTGAAGTCGGTGGCGCAGTGGGTGGGCCGCGCACAGAACGGCGCCGACCCCTTCGGCCCGCACTACAGCGAGGTCGAGATCGAGATCGGTCCGCTGCCGGCAAAGGAGCAGGAGCGCATCCTGGCCGACATCCGGCGCACCGTCACCGGCGACGACGGCGACGAGGACCGCTCGGACGAGGAGGCGCAGAACACCGTCGGCTTCCCCGGCCTCGCCTTTTCGGTGAATACCTTCCTGACCGAGCGCATAGGCGAGACCGAATCCGGCTTCCCGGCGACGCTGGTGGTTCAGGTGTTCGGCACCAATCTCGACCGCCTGGACGCCGACGCCAGCGCCGTCGCCGCTGCGCTGTCGCGGGTAAAGGGCGCGACCGACGTGCAGGTGCTGGCTCCGCCGGGCACGCCGGAAATCGTCGTGCGACCGCGGCTGGACAAGCTCGCGGTGTGGCGCCTGTCGCCGGAGGACGTGCTGGCGGCGGCGCAGACTGCCTTTGCCGGTCGCCGGGTGAGCGAGGTCTATCGCGGCACGCTGGCGACACCGCTGGTGGTGACATTGGACCCCGACCACCGCCGCTCGCCGACCGAAATCGGCCGCCTGCCGCTGCGCACGCCCGACGGCCGTCTGATCGAACTGCGCGATGTTGCCGACATCGCGATCGAGAACGGCCGCTACAAGATCCTGCACTCGGGTGGCAAGCGCGTGCAGACCATCACCGCCAACCTCGCCGCCGGCCACGATCTGGGCCGCTTCAGCGACGACGTGCAGCGCGCGCTGCGCGAGGACGTGAAGCTGAATCCCGGCAGCTACTACAAGGTGACCGGTGCGGCCGAGGCGCAGGCCCAGGCCAGGCGCGAACTGGTCACCCACTCGCTGCTCGCCGCCGCCGCCATCGCCGTGCTGCTGATGCTGGCCTTCACCAGTCTGCGCAACCTGATGATCACCTTCGTGAACCTGCCATTCGCGCTGATTGGCGGCATCCTCGCCGCGCTGGCTGGTGGTGGCTGGCTTTCGCTCGGCTCGGTGGTCGGCTTCGTCACGCTGTTCGGCATCACGCTGCGCAACTCCATCATGCTGGCGTCGCACTACCAGCATCTGGTCGAGCAGGAAGGCCACCGCTGGAACGTCGATACCGCCATCCTCGGCGCCACCGAGCGCCTGCCGTCCATCCTGATGACGGCGTTGGTGACCGGCCTCGGCCTGATGCCGCTGGTGATCGGCTCGGGCGAGCCGGGCCGCGAGATCGAAGGCCCGATGGCCGCCATCATCGTCGGCGGTCTGGCCACCTCGACCATTCTTAACCTGCTGGTGCTGCCGACGCTGCTGCTGCACTACGGGCGCTTCGAGCCCAAGGACGACGACCACGGTGAGGCAGCGTCCCGGTAAGCCGCCCCTGCCGCCACGGCCCCGTCGCGGCCAAGGCCGCTCCCACAGAGGGAATGCGCGAGCGCCGTGACCCGAGCGTGAGCAAGGGTTCGGTGGGAGCGAGCTTGCTCGCGATTGCGGCCTTGATCGAAGCCGGTACCGATCACGCTACTTCACGATCAGCGGATCGATCATGATGTCGCGCGTGAAGAAGGTGTTCTGCTCGCCGGCACAGCTCATGAAACCAAGCGCCTCGCCGAAGCGCAGGAACTGCCCCTCGCGCTTCAGGTAGGCGTTCTGTGCCTGATAGGCCTCGGTTTCGGTTTTCAGCGTGGTCGGGCAGTCGGCGAAGATGGCGTCGCCGCGGGCCTTGTGCTGCAGCACATGCACCAGTTCATGCAGCAGGAAGGAGTTGTCGGCGGCGTTTTCGAGGTCCAGCGTATCGCGCACGTAGATGACGTAGTGCTCGGTCTCGAAGGTGGCCGCGATATTGGTGCAGCCCGCCGCGGCGTCAGGACAGACTGCCTTCGCCAGTTCGGCTTCCGACAGCACCTGCACCGGCGGCAGCGCGTCGACCGGAATGGGCGGATAGCCGGACAGCTTGGACGCCAGGTCGACCAGAAAGGCCAGCAGCTCCTGCGACACCATGACGCACCTCCTTCCGCAGATGCGCAACAGACCGTGCGCCGGGCGCAAACGTTCGCCGCGGCGACGCCGAAGCCCTACACTGCGCGCCGATCATGAAGGACATCGTGAAGCTCATCGTTCTCGACACCAACGCGGTACTCGACCTGCTGCTGTGGCACAACGCCGAACTGGACTGCGTGGCACAGGCGCTGGCCGACGGTCGCGCGCGGCTGTCGTGCGACGAAGCCTGCCTGCGCGAACTGCGTACCGTGCTGCGCTACGACAAGTTCGGTCTCGACGACGAGACCGCTGCCCGACTGTACGCCGACTACCTCGCACGGGTCGAACTGAATCCGCTGCCGGCGCAACCCGATACCTCGCTGCCGCGCTGCCGCGATCGCGAGGACCAGAAGTTCTTCGACCTCGCGGTGCGCAGCAAAGCCGACCTGCTGGTGTCGCGCGACCGCGCCGTGCTGCGCCTCGGCCGGCACCGGCTGTGTCCGTCGACGCTGAAGGTGGTCGCACCACCCGCCCTCGCCGCCTTGCTGGCCTCCTGAGCAAGTCGTCGGCCGTACGGCGCGCCGGTTCAAGTTTTTCGTGAGGCTTTGTAAGCAGCGGCTGCCTATACTCGCGCCCGTTCGATCAGGCGCGCACAGACGCGCCGCGCATCCGAGACAGCAGGCTCGCGCAGTTGCGCACGGCCGCAGACACCCAGAGAGAGACCTCCAATGACAATCGTGCTCCGTCACACCCCGATCGCCCTCGCGCTTGCGCTGATGGGCCAGGCTGCAATGGCCGATCAACCGATTCTCGCCCCGACCGTGGTCATCACCGGCACCCGTGTCGAACAGAATTCCTTCGACCTGCCGATGGCCATCGATTCGATCGACGCGGCAACCATCCAGGAACAGCGCGCGACGGTGAACCTGTCCGAGGTGATCAACCGCGTGCCCGGTGTTGCCGCGGCAGGGAAGGAGAACTACACGCAGGAACAGTCGCTCACCATCCGCGGCTTCGGCGCGCGCTCCGCCTTCGGTGTACGCGGTGTAAAGCTGTTCGCCGACGGCATC
The window above is part of the Methyloversatilis discipulorum genome. Proteins encoded here:
- a CDS encoding NAD(P)H-dependent oxidoreductase subunit E is translated as MSEPFSIPLEQMRRMVKPTPKGRALDQKAVDEVRALLGKMPRRRDLLIECLHLLQDNIGAVHARHLAALAAELKMSQAEVYEVATFYHHFDVVREGEAAPPELTVRVCETLSCAMAGADELLHKLPGILGTKVRVIPAPCVGRCEQAPVVVVGQNALGGATEAAVKAAVKAKETTAPAPKYIGYKAYLKAGGYQLFRDLVEGRRDPETVITAMEHSGLRGLGGAGFPAGRKWRIVRSEPAPRLMAVNIDEGEPGTFKDRWYLERDPHRFLEGMLIAAYCVGIGEVYIYLRDEYAHVRELLQKELKKLLADPPCALPPIHLRRGAGAYICGEESAMIESIEGKRGMPRLRPPYVAQVGLFNYPTLEHNMETVFWVRDIVEKGPEWFSSQGRNGRKGLRSFSVSGRVKKPGVHLAPAGISVKELIAEYCGGMLDGHTFYGYLPGGASGGILPASMGDIPLDFDTLQPHGCFIGSAAVIILSDKDTATDAARSMMHFFEHESCGQCTPCRVGTSKMNTLIDKPVWDTALVEELSQTMVDASICGLGQAAPNPVRCVIKYFPDEIK
- a CDS encoding MBL fold metallo-hydrolase, encoding MPKFRGILSLLRGAVIAIFWFLPAALLQAQTLPALTVRTLADGVHVLPAPAFDVTADNAGFVTNIGVIEDARGLVLIGTGTSHRFAQHLKSFVESRFGKPVIAAVNLYGGGDHVLGNGFFVSRGVPVAAQIETDRFIRASCHTCVERLTAALGENMMSSTEPTPATVVFEGTGHLPGVSRRLKLLHFGHTFQPGATALLDEATGTLFAGELGAAHYLPDLYNAQERGWRDALAQLGRMDVKQVVPAHGAPGGREVLDAPRRYLDTLIAQVDALFEQGVSLLESLEKVEAVGFNDWYGYSVWHRRNVHFAYLHREQGEFGALTDKGAGPEEGQH
- a CDS encoding quinoprotein dehydrogenase-associated SoxYZ-like carrier, translated to MSISRRLAFLLAGFLWVAGAQAADDGSDTAIWGKVKTLLVGDRPVIDDTAGSVIELEAPVRAEDAAVVPLAVRTKQQPGGVHVSKVHLVIDENPSPIGGTFTFSPIAGRADIETRVRIEAYSWVRALAETSDGKVYMARRYVKASGGCSAPAGKDQEEAMARLGKMKLKLDDDAVAGQPSAAQLMISHPNSSGLAMDQLTRLYVPPHFVRRVEVSYAGEPVMTADVDFSISENPNFRFWFVPKGEGELKAVIVDSKDLKFESAVAIRPGMKGGS
- a CDS encoding quinoprotein relay system zinc metallohydrolase 2 produces the protein MGGLFALTVSASMAAETLPMKELAPGVFVFNGVTAEQDAHNRGAISNLGFIVGSRCVAVIDTGGSPAVGAALRETVRQKTALPVCYVINTHVHPDHVLGNQAFVADKPEFVGHAKLPAALAARGRNYIASAERLMGEAGRGVELVAPTRTVSGEDTLDLGGRVVRLRAWPTAHTDNDLTVLDETSGTLFAGDLLFVGHMPVVDGKLLGWIKVNAQLAALDVKRVVSGHGDAGPAWREAFAKQGNYLQALADQTRAAIKAGRKLAQAADEVARDQVGNWELADLFHKRNVTAAYAELEWED
- a CDS encoding TolC family protein, with protein sequence MQRLTSLLPLLLPLLALSGCAMQHVEPAPLQPEASQSAFRQRLLTDAQTRDFLAQRNMDVAQWPPAKWAPEQLVLAALDRHPATAQARARAQLARAELQTAGLKPRTVLAPEVERTNERDPGQSAWSIGLALDLAITGQSVREARIERARLLADSALLDEADAAWTIRSNARRALLELWSASEELKLLDRLVVSWLDAQAAMQKRYDLGAADALDLTTTRTAAAQAESRYVLTEQRQIRARGELAQALALPLSAVDALTLDFDEFEQPPPLPADDALRSAVTLDRIDLRRALARHAAAEAGLQVELRAQYPEIRLQPGLLWDQGATVWKLGASLPLFAAQRQAGPIAEAVARREIAAQDFLLLQSQALAALDLARARVKAATLDTDGAEAEHDEARLQLTRTEQRFTRGDADRLDRVLALTRLLEADIRLLQARTRTLASRLALEDAMQRPLAAGAATEGQP